The nucleotide sequence GGCGCATGAGGGCGGCCGTACTCTGCCTTCTTTTCCGCCTGATCCGTcgcgtccgagcagcccgcctcctccttcgccgcctcgtAAGCGATGGTGGAACAcagacgccgccgctccggctgctccggcgcatcgtagcaGTCCGCCTCCAGctgctccgcctcttaagcaacAAAAGAAGATAGCTGCAGCCACTCCGACTGCTCtggtgtctagcagtacaaccaaagGCGGGATGCAATACAGATTCAGTCCATCGTCTCtcaagactctagagaagttaccatacaagaggaGCAAGGAGGAAAACCAGAAGATCTGTGAAGGccaagtgagggacttctttgaattggtaaaagctaagaaacatccacctccgaaggagaagatagatccggtgaaagtgaagcgcactttggatgccctacAGCAACCATCACCGCCTCCGCCGCAATCCAACTATGACTGCATCattgaaaggacatataaggaagcagagcggtcgggaagtacttgcactAATCAAAGGCTAGCAGAACAAAGAAGAGgggaaaaattccccagctcggcgaacaagcaaagcaatcgtgcccccccgctcaatgtgtctagtgatatcgtcgctaatcttccGGGGATGCTGCCCGataccaatcctggagattacatgCCCGACGATGATGCACTTTTTGATACAATGTAGGTGGACACATTAAAATTCtggcacgggaagcctctcgtcaaacctggtactcctctaacaacgatgatgcgaagattccatgattggtacatggacatctgtAGGAAGTCTGGgacgaatactttgacgctgagagttaaagaagagcacgacctcgttggaattgtaatctgttgtctgttccatatgaggagttcatccagtttttcaatcaaaaggccctctataaaacaatcatcacttgctactgtctgtaagtactacttctctgtaattaattaagtctctatatatagctcagctctttcattgcatgtatatataattatcctcactatattatgcagattgaaaatctccgaattgaagaaaagacaaataggTGATATTGGgctcattaacacaaatctcatggatgaatggaatGTTACACATGATGCCAAACTAATTGAGGCCAACTTGCTCGCATCGTTACtttaaaatcaaaacaaagatacaatactctttccttacgaatacatgtgagtgttactgtcttgtgcatattcggtttcccttattactcaaggttatagtaatgtaattgatgagttatgcatgcgtacgcagctcactttattctgctagagattaagtttgagcagggactagtaatcgTCATAGACTCAAAACGAAAAAATTCggaggagtatgcgaccatgactaaaatgctcgagaaataagttcaatcgatcattatcgcaccatatcggcaactttgttcatttcctgatatcaagtaattgttttctttgtctggcagagtttggaaaaagttcaccgcacaagctccgggactgtcgGCACAACTGTGATTTAACCACCCGAAAgaaagtactactagctagttccgcgcatctcccattgattttagctagtttcatcaataccatttagcatgcttgcttatcagtttgattgacctctatttcttgtaaagtggttgtggcaggaacccaagaatgatttctatggatactacatttgcgagttcatctgccacacgacctgtgagaggggctactctaaacaacaatatgaagtgcgtaagcaataatattcacaattttattttattaccatcatttgtgttgagtttcattcatatatatgtattgacccccttcttcaaattagatgtttcagatgcgggatgaactcctaccacaagatcgcatatgagcaattcaagaggaattggcgggattctttcttgaccacgtcgtcgacaaacacggagaataccatgtggaagttgagttcagatgttaggggattttgtaagagatcttatattgtatatatatgtagccaatagcgtcggatagatatacgaaaacttgttgttcgaccaatctatgAGAGAAGgtgaggtcgatcacttctctctctATATGTTCACGACGATCTTCTggacttaatggtttccttcatttgcttactagctagctggCGTGTTGagtcctctctatacatatagtacgtagcgccgaccaagcacggagataagagaggacacttctctctattagctagctaacacaatatatggaacccctaaattaaccctaaaAAACCCCAAAACCCCacccccccttcagaaaaaaaacaaaaaccccagcccctgaactgctgacgcgtggaagccttttggtcccggttggtggcaccaaccgagacaaaAGAacctcctgcctgggcaagccgcagcggccacgtggagcctcatctgtcccggttcgtgggtgaactgggactaaaggtattgggctttagtaccgaccctttagtcccggtttggcaaccgggacaaatgggcctcatgaaccgggacaaatgggcctttttctacttgTGTATGGAAGATGTCATGGCTGCGCCTAACCCTGGCGTGATGCTCGAGAATGCCAGAGAGTGGATCACGGCATCAAGGACGACCGTGACGGGAGGTGGCTCGTCACACTGCCATGTGGACGCAGTCATGTTATATTTCTTGTCAGTCAAATAGAGAGCTAGACAGTTTGTTAAGGGAAATTTAAATGTCAAGAAATTTATCCTTTTAAATCAAGAGCGTGTCCATTTAAATGTCAAGAAATTTGTTAAGGGGATGTGTCCTACATTACTCGGAAGTCATCGTCATAGTCGTTTGATAGCAACCATTCATGCGAAAATAATTTAGAAATCAAGCACTAAATCAATTTGGAAATCAAACCATTGATGCAATTAATTGGCTAGACAGTTAATTACGTATGCAATTAATTAGGTCCATTTGAATCTGAATTTTTTCGCACCGAATCAATTTAAAAATTGAgttattaatgcaattaattaattTGTTAGACAATTCTTTATGCCTACATATAATTAGAAGTAGGGATTTTATCCAATTAGTCAGATAATTAATTGATTTGGTTGACAGTTAATTAGGCATGGAGAGAAATAGGCAGGTCATTAATTTTTTgtgtacttaattaattaattaagcagtTAGTCATGGCGAATCATTTTGAAAGTGCTCGTGCACAAGGATGATCAACGGGCTCTCAGTTACATCGCCAAGCACCGAGCACTGCTTGCCAACATGGACAACTGCCACCATGCGCTCGCGACATGGGCGACCTAGCGTTCACCAAAATGGATGAAATCTATGCTCCGCGGGATGCCCACTCGCCGACGGTGGCCGAAATATTCGCGGGTGAAGACAACACGACACAACACTAGCTAGGTGGTTCATGCTATAATAAAAAAGAAGAGTGTTCCAGAAACAAGAAGGAAAAAGAACTAAAGCCACCAAGTGATGCATGGTGTTGGAGAAAGAAAGAGTGTTACAAAtataagagaaaaaaaagaaagaaagagtatTCTAGAAAATAAGTAGGAACAAGAACTAAAGTTGGCGAGGAATGAGAAAGAAGATGAGGCATCGATGATGAACACACTAATGTTGACGTGGTGCTGGTTGGTGCCAATAAAACAGATTGACAAAGAGGCGAGGAGTAGAAGATGTAGGGAAATACGAGGAAGAGAAGAACAACAATTATCCCTTCTAGCATATGTGGGATGAAGGTGAAACTTATTGGTGACTAGGAAAGATCTCTATAGTTATTTATTGTTTTGTTCCAATAGTATGTGTTAGTTTAACTCACTCTATTATATCGTAAACAAGAAAATTTTATGCTTACTGCAATGCACGGCGAAGATGAGTCGGCCATCATCTGCTTTTAAAGAAGGTGGCTCCAATGAGAGAAAAAACGAGAAATGTCTCGCTACGGCGGGAAATCGATCGGGAATGAAAGGTTCCCACAGAAAAATGAAAGGTGCATCATTGAATAGGGTTTTTGTGTTGAACCCGGGTGTTACATATATTGCggatagcccgtagcaacgcacgggcgttctgctAGCAGTAGTATACGAACAGAACTGTAAGTTCTCACCATGAAAAAAACGTGTATAATTGATCTTTGCATAGGAGGATAAATCTGCGGTTAAAAATCCATAATTTGACGTCGAAAGCTATATTTAGATTCCCTATTGAGATTGACAAGAATGAAAAGAGTGTGGTACACCTAGATTCCCAGAATCCTTGTCAAGATGAATAAATGGTAAGAAAAAGAGGGCAATAGTGAACGAAAGTTACACCCAGAGATTCCCCATCAAAGAGCAAGAAAATCAGGAGGGCAACGAAAGCTACATGCATCCTGATTCCTTGTCAAGAAGGAAAAAAAATGGCAAGGAGCGGAGTGCGATAAGATGCGTGCAAGCAACGTCCGCTCAACCGTCCAACTCCACGCGCGATCCGAGTCACCGGGCGCTCCCATGAGTTTCCACGCAGGATCCGAGTCAGTCAAGCGTTCAACTCTTCCGACCGAATCCCCAGGGATCTCGCGCCCATGCCACTCCTCCCCCGCTAACCTCTCTCCCTATTTTCCAACCGATTTACAGCTCACCTGTGGTAGAATTTTTTCTCCTTCCGTTTCGCGAGTCttcctcgctcgctcgctcgctctatAAGACCCGGCTGCCGCGCCACACCTGCTTCCACCATTCTCGGATTCCTACGCATTCGTTTCTTCCCAGCGTCACACCCCCTCCCCAGCCAGACGTTCCCTCACTGCACCGATCAACACCAGCGTCGTCTccgacttcttcttcctcctctagctacTCGGTTCTTGATTCCTCTGATCCGTCGTTCGTTCGCTGGTCAGTGGTTTCATCCATCGTCCGGTCACAGGAAAAGAACAGCCAGCGTCTCTTTCCATTGCTTTCTAGCGACCCCTCCGACCCCGACCTTCCATGGCCATCGCCTCCCGCATCACGAAGCGCGCGCTCTCCACCTTCGCCGCCGCAGCCAAGCTCCCGGAGGCGGCCGTCGCGGCCGCCGGCGCCGAGGCGGTGCCCGTGCCGTCGTccgcgcagcagcagcagcatcaggtGCTGGAGTTTGAGGACACCGGGAGGCTCTTCACCGGGGAGCCGTCCACGGCTCTGGTGCGCACGCTCGCGGCGCTGCAGTTGATGTCCGCGGGCCCGCTGGTGGACGTGGGCCTCGCGGCGCTGCGGTCTCCGGCGGTGGCCGCGAGCCCCGTGGTCCAGGCCGCGGCGCGGGCCACGGCGTACAAGCACTTCTGCGCCGGGGAGACCGCCGATGAGGCCGCGGCCCGGGTGCAGCGCCTCTGGCGCGGTGGCATGGGCGGGATCCTCGACTACGGCATCGAGGACGCCGAGGACGGCGCCGCCTGCGACCGCAACGTCGCCGGCTTCCTCGCCGCTGTCGACGTCGCCGCCGCGCTGCCCCCGGGATCGGTGCGTCAACCGTACATAACTCTGTTTTTTTCCCTTCGTCGCATCCGTGGCGTGCGTGCGCGCCTAGCAGTGGTACGGAAGAGTGCCACGTCGGAGGGAATCCTCGGTCTGCGCTAGTGGACACCCGGATTCCTTGGGAATCTTCTCGCAGTAAACTGAATCGCACGGCTGTCTCTGTGCGTGGGCCCTGAAAACCAGCCGCCTGATCGTGTTCCGACAAGCTCGCCATCGCCATGGCTTCTCCACCGCTCGTTTTCATCTACAGCTTCCCATCAAAACCCTACTACTAATCACCACTATTTGTTTTTCCTTATTTAGACGTTTCCCAGCAGCTAAACCAAAATATTCAGAAATAATTAGCCAGTCTGAATAAGCTTGGTACTCCTACTACTTATTGTTCTGTTTGTGCGTGCAGGCGAGCGTGTGTATTAAGATCACGGCGCTGTGCCCGATCGCGCTGCTGGAGAAGACGAGCGACCTGCTGCGGTGGCAGCACAAGAACCCGTCGGTGCACCTGCCGTGGAAGCAGCACGCCTTCCCGATCCTGTCCGACTCGAGCCCGCTGTACCTGACGCCGTCGGAGCCGGCGGCGCtgacggcggaggaggagcgcgagcTGCAGCTGGCGCACGACCGGCTGCTGGCCGTGGGCGCGCGGTGCGCGGAGCACGACATCCCGCTGCTGGTGGACGCCGAGTACGCGTCGGTACAGCCGTCCATCGACTACTTCACGTTCGTGGGCGCGCTGGCGTGCAACGGCGGCGGGCGGCCTATCGTGCACGGCACCGTCCAGGCGTACCTCCGCGACGCGCGCGACCGGCTGGAGGCCATGGTGCGCGCGGCCGAGGAGGAGCGCGTGTGCCTCGGGGTCAAGATCGTCCGCGGCGCCTACCTCACCAGGGAGGCCCGGCTGGCGGAGTCGCTGGGCGTGCCGTCGCCCATCCACGGCAGCATCCAGGACACCCACGACTGCTACAACGGCTGCGCGGCCTTCCTCCTGGAGCGCGTCCGCCGCGGGTCGGCGTCCGTGATGCTGGCCACCCACAACGTGGAGTCCGGGCagctggcggcggcgagggcgcaGGAGCTGGGCATCGGCAAGGGCGACCGGAACCTGCAGTTCGCGCAGCTGATGGGCATGGCCGACGGGCTGTCCCTGGGGCTCCGCAACGCCGGTTTCCAGGTGAGCAAGTACCTGCCCTACGGCCCCGTGGAGCACATCATCCCCTACCTCATCAGGCGGGCCGAGGAGAACAGAGGACTGCTCTCCGCTTCCGCCTTCGACCGGCAGCTGCTCCGGTGAGGATCCCAACACGCACACGGCACACGATTATTTTACGATTTTTGTTCATGGCTAACTGATTCGTGGTTGGATCGTGCAGGAAGGAGCTGGTTAGGAGGTTCAAGAACGCGGTGATGGGACGGGAGTGAGATGGCCGACGGGAGGTTCACGGGAGAGAAGCGACGGAGTTAGAAGTTGTAAATATGCATTGTTGTATCGCGACCTGAATGAAATAAACGAAATAATGCTCTTGTTCAATCGTCAGCCTCCGGTTCAAGTACTGCACCAAGCTGTTATTTTTTACCTTTTTGAAAAGAAGCACGTGTTGCTGtgtttattttatatttttatctAGGGATCCAGACATCTACAAACACACCCAGTGAACCACCAAATGGTCATATACTCCTAAAACGCCCTCGCGGGCTATTGTCCATATAAATGAATCAGACAAATGATTATGGTCGTCTTCAAGGATGAAGCTCATTTCTTCCTTATACGTTTGAGCATGTTTAAACATCAAACAGGCGCCTAACGGGTCTTAAAATCCAACCGTATGGACAATATGGGCTCACTAAATCCTTCTCATATATGGGGAAATATATTGTCTGGATTATCCGTCATGTTATCTTCAAGACGCTTTCTCCACACAAAAACCACATGCCACGACACACCCTTCCCTTTTCGTACCGGATCCACCCCTTCCCGCTCGGCTTCCTGCCGCAGCAAGGCATTTCTCGTTGGAGCTCTCTCTTTTAAAACTGGATGGTGCCCACCTCACATTCGACATGGCGCTCTTGCTCCATGAAATTGTACTTCGCGAGGGAACATCaaggagccccccccccacccacccaaccAATCGCCCCGCTCTACACCCTGATCCTCTCCCTCGTGTTCGTGCCAATTCACCACCGCCATCAAGGGAAGGAGGCGTGCGCTGCCCGTCATGCCCCCCGAGCCAAGCATGGTGTATACAACCATGTGCTCATCTTTAGTCCACTGCCTTTTTAGATGCCTACTCTTTGCCGGTTTCTGTAAATCAAATTTGCTCATACCCTTTCCTATGCATTCCATGTCATTGTTGCAACAGTGAGACGAATAAAATAGATCTAGGGTGGAAATATCTAATCATTTCTTTTCTATTCTTTTCAaggatttccaaaaatataaaagtaAAATAAGCACTACATATTGTTGGCATGATTTTTGATAATACTAACTCTCAATAATCATCGATCACCAATTCACCATGGAGCACCGCCTGCTGCTGCAATTGCTCGTATGCGCACATCTCCACCAGCGCTTCGCGCCCGACATTGTCGTCGTAGAATCAGCGCTGCAGCAGGTCCAGGAACCTGAACGTCGACAGGAATTTGTGATTTTCCTGTGCAACTTGATTCAATCACACAACTTCTTATATTGTTGATGATATCAATTGTTGTCCAGATGTTAGTTTCTGCATCAAAAGTTGAGAAGAATAGAAAAGTACTCAttgaagaaaagaacaaaaaatgAAAAGAAGTGTTTAGTGCTAATCTCTAGAAACTACATAAGTGAAATTTGGAATACCAAAAGAGTAGTTCCAAACtacaagtaaaaataaaaatttaacAACCAGAACTTCAGCTGTAGCATCCTACCAATGAAAAATTTACCATATGCATCATCCTAATTAACAAAGACGAAATTACCAGCACACATGCAACATAACTTGGTAATATCTTGTTTGGGAAAATAACACAAATAACTCAACGACAGTGAAACTGAAGCAAATATCTTGTTTGGAGTATACGAACCTTCTTTAGGTGTTCAGATTGCAACAAGTAGTCCGGTTCATTGTCAGCATCTGAATTGTGTCGTGGGATCCACAAGTTGGACATGTTGTGTTGGCAACACCATCTTCGAAGGGAACTATCTGCTCCTCACCATAAGAGTAACCAAGAAACATCCATTGACTCGATCAACAATATTCGGCAACCTGAAAATACAAGGATGACCGACCACATCAGGGTGGGGAAATAATCTACTCAACGCTACTATCatcaagcaaaagaaaataaacctAGAAGTTGCGCAAACAACTACTATCACGAGGCACAAGAAAAGAAAGCTTGAAGCTCCCTAAATACCAACTACCGTACATAGGTAATTTGGTTCATTTAAGACCATCATTCGGAAATCGGAAGAGTAGTCGGGAGAAAAACTTATCCATTCAATTCAGCAAGTGCACAAGCAGCATAGTAGGTAGTACTCACATTCAGACTTCGTACCTCAACAACGTCAAGCTACCCACAATAAAGAGCCTAAGGTGAGCCTTCCCTGCCATTTAAGAAAAGAGTGGATCAGACAATTGCACCCTCGAATCATCTCCATGAAGGTAAACCTATCCCACAAGATTTATTCGTTGTTCTGGAGTTCATACATAAAAATTGCAGGGGCAAACATCAAACTGTACGCTGTCCAAACTATACACAGAGGACATGCCATGCCTGGACTGTCCCAACTTCTACTACGACCAGCAAGACGTCCTCTTCGACGAGGTGTCCCGCCGGAGCGCCATGAACGCAGTTGGTAGCCTGTGCATTTATGCCGCCATCTAGCGCAAGGAGGACGTTGGCGCGATCTGAGGCCTCTCATCCTCCTTTCCCGCCAATGTGACCTCGACGGAACGGTAGCGGGGACGAGATTGGCAGCTACAACCTCGGAAAGGAAATAGAATGGGGGAGAGGGAAAGGTGATTGACTGCCGTGGGtggtgagagagtcctggattagggggtgtccggacagccggactatatactttggacggactgttggaccgtgaaggtacaagactcaagactttgtcccatgtccggatgggattctcctttgcgtggaagacaagtttggcgatccagatattatatttccttctttataaccgactccatgtaaaccctagcgctctcctgtgtttatataaaccggagagtttagtccttagagacagaatcataatcatcataggctagcttctagggtttagcctctatgatctcgtggtagatcaactcttgtaacacccatatcatcaatatcaatcaagcaggaagtagggttttacctccatcgagagggcccgaacctaggtaaacattgtgtcccttgcctcttgttaccattagccttagacgcacagatcgggaccccctacccgagatccgccggttttgacaccgacattggtgctttcattaagagttcctctgtgtcgttgctgcaaggcttgatggctccttcaatcgtcaacaacaacatggtccaggatgagacttttctcctcggacagatcttcgtattcggtggcttcgcactacgggccaattcgcttggtcatctggaacagatcgacagctacgcccctggccttcaggtcaggttcggaaacctaaactacacggccgatatccgcagagacttgatcttcaacggattcaggcctatgccaggagcgtcggacagtcacgatgagcatggcttagacctgttgtcggacaatgctcgagatatcgcccctgcaggagccccggacctaaatccggggcagattgcgtcgcccaaggacgggtggttggaccctgcaccggaggccgcacacccatcagcagtagagccgaacacagacttcacccccaaggaatcCTATGacatcggacccccggacttgtatcCTGCTGTAGGTTCTAGTCCGCGCATTCCCGAGCCCGCCGGACCTGGTTGGGCttcgataatggagttcaccgctgcggatatcttccagtactcgccctttggcgacatgctgaactcattaaagtctctctctttgtcaggagactcttggccgaactatgtccggctcaagggggaagaaggcgacgaagaattccgttgcccacccaccacccacttcatagccactttcgacaacgtatcagacatgcttgacttcgactccgatgataccgacggtatggacgtcggcgcaggaAACGATTCAGAACcaacggggcgctggactgccacctcgtcatacgatatatacatggtggatatgcctaaagaggacgacggcgacaaaccagaggataaaacccccggacaaaagccaaaatgatggcgcaggcgccgctccaagtccagcaacagtaaaaatagcgataacagcgctagaaagatcgacaccacagtcaactccaaaggcaacaacggccatatggacccagcaatggagcaggatgaaccaggtcacgccgaacacagctcggagcagacgcccgatcacaatgatcccgagggacgaacttatcaaaccgccccgggacaagagcacagtccggatgacgatgcattcatcatcccagaaacacgcgtggaacgagataacctccacagaaggcttatggccactgcgagaagtctaaagaagcagaagcaaaaacttaaagtcgcacaggaaacgctcaatcgcagatggaataaagtgctagacactgaagaaaagtacggcgacgATTGCCAAACagagagctatccaaagcgcacaCTGCTACcagaatttgacgacgaggccgttccatcGAAGAACAAAACCTCCAATAGGCCGAACAAACCACTTCGAAACCACAATAGAGCAGCTGCCGACgacgcacacgatttacgtgagctcttgGATAAAAAGGCtggcgcgaccaggtccatctatggatccagagaACACGCCCCGAcacaggactatggtcaccaaaacgatcagactgaTTGGATACCAGTTCAGAATCAGTACCGGACACATCAACAACCGACAACATGCCATAACACGTCCAGAaatagaggggctgctcacccgctgtgcttcaccgaagaggtgctgaaccatgaatttccacaaggttttaaacctgtgaacatagaggcatacgacggaacgacagaccccggggtctggattgaggattttatccttcatatccacatggctcatggggacgacctccacgccatcaaataccttcctctcaagttgaagggaccagctcggcactggttgaaaagcctccccgaaaattcaattggaagttgggaggaactcgaggacgccttcagggccaattttcaagggacctatgtccgacctctggacgcggatgatttaagtcacataattcaatagcccggagagtccgcccgcaagctttggaataaattcctcactaagaagaatcaaattgtcgactgtccggatgccgaagccctagcggccttcaagcacagtatccgggacgagtggctcgctagacacctcggccaagaaaagccgaggacaatgtcagccctaacaagccttatgacccgcttttgcgcgggtgaagacaactggttggcccgtagaggcaccaacgacccaagtacatctgaaatcagggatggcaacggaaagccacggcgcaataaaaacaaatgtcaaaacaaggaagaaagtctggACAACACAGCGATCAAcgtcggattcaggggctctcgactcggtcaacaaaagaagccatttaaaggcaacaaagagggaccgtccggcctgaacaaagtcttggacagactatgccaaattcatggcacccccgaaaaacctacgaaccacactcacagagaatgctgggtcttcaagcaggccggaaaattaaatgccgaacacaagggaagggaaacaccaagtgaagacgaggatgaacctcaccagccaaacactgggggacagaaaaaattcccaccagaagtaaaaacagtaaacatgatccatgcgactcacatatccacgagaaggcgcgaacgcgcgctcagagacgcacgCGCTATAGAGCCCGTTGcacccaaacttaaccactggtcggcttacccgatcactttcgatcacagggactacccgactagtattcGGCACGAAGGAttagctgccttggtgctcgacccaataatcgacggataccatcttactcacgtcctcatggacggcgacagtagtcttaatctaatatgcCAGGAcattgtccgcaggatggggatagacccatccagaatcaaccacagtaacaccacctttgaaggggtgataccaggcgtcgaagccgactgcaggggctccctcgtactagaggtgatactcggctccccaggcaacttcaGAAGCGAAAAACTACTCTTCGCCATCGCCCCCTCCAAATGGGTTATCACGCATTGCTGGGGAGAACGGCctttgcccgcttcaatgcagtaccgcactacgcctaccttaaactcaagatgcccggtccacgtggcgtcatcttTGTTAACGGAAGTACAGAGCGTTTCTTACGCGTGAAGGAATACACGACGGCTCCagcagccggactctaagcggcctctaataccagaaagcatgattggtcgttaagaccacggacacggttagacgagtccggcagcccagatCAACCCGATCTAGGCACCACACATGTAATCTCATAGAGGacaccagtgttggggaacgttgcagaaaacaaaaattttcctatggtttcaccaagatccatctaggagttcatctagcaacgagtgattagatgcatctacgtaccttgtagatcgcgagcggaagcgttcaaggaacggggtgatgtagtcgaacacgacgtgattcaaatcaccgatgatcttagCACCGAATggatggtgcctccgcgttcaacacacgtacggaacagccacgtctcctccttcttgatccagcaaggggggaggagaggttgagggagatggcaccagcagcagcacgacggcgtggtgttgatggagctgcagtactccggcagggctacgccaagcactatggaggaggaggaggtgttggagagggagaaggaggcaaccaaaggccaaggtgttcaggtatgaagtccctcctctcccccactatatataggagggccaaggggggttggtgc is from Triticum aestivum cultivar Chinese Spring chromosome 1B, IWGSC CS RefSeq v2.1, whole genome shotgun sequence and encodes:
- the LOC123127675 gene encoding proline dehydrogenase 2, mitochondrial — protein: MAIASRITKRALSTFAAAAKLPEAAVAAAGAEAVPVPSSAQQQQHQVLEFEDTGRLFTGEPSTALVRTLAALQLMSAGPLVDVGLAALRSPAVAASPVVQAAARATAYKHFCAGETADEAAARVQRLWRGGMGGILDYGIEDAEDGAACDRNVAGFLAAVDVAAALPPGSASVCIKITALCPIALLEKTSDLLRWQHKNPSVHLPWKQHAFPILSDSSPLYLTPSEPAALTAEEERELQLAHDRLLAVGARCAEHDIPLLVDAEYASVQPSIDYFTFVGALACNGGGRPIVHGTVQAYLRDARDRLEAMVRAAEEERVCLGVKIVRGAYLTREARLAESLGVPSPIHGSIQDTHDCYNGCAAFLLERVRRGSASVMLATHNVESGQLAAARAQELGIGKGDRNLQFAQLMGMADGLSLGLRNAGFQVSKYLPYGPVEHIIPYLIRRAEENRGLLSASAFDRQLLRKELVRRFKNAVMGRE